A region from the Coffea eugenioides isolate CCC68of chromosome 9, Ceug_1.0, whole genome shotgun sequence genome encodes:
- the LOC113782480 gene encoding uncharacterized protein LOC113782480 encodes MRPVMTPPQTAQLRWSAPPSPHFKINFDAAISTAQRTFGIGVVVRDHEGSFIAGLAKKFVGSVSAEIAEAHAAREAVYLARNLMIPSFILEGDAASIIKLILDKEDILSDLGLILEDIHLALLDQLCIDVKWIPREANKVAHILANRAKNAILYESLWNAPPNFVKQIVLDDFQQSQ; translated from the coding sequence ATGCGTCCTGTTATGACTCCACCCCAGACTGCTCAATTGAGATGGTCAGCCCCGCCTTCCCCACATTTTAAGATTAACTTTGATGCTGCCATATCCACAGCTCAAAGAACCTTTGGCATTGGAGTAGTGGTCCGAGACCATGAAGGCTCTTTTATTGCTGGCCTTGCAAAGAAATTCGTTGGTTCAGTGAGTGCAGAAATAGCGGAAGCCCATGCTGCTAGGGAAGCGGTCTACTTGGCAAGAAATCTAATGATCCCAAGCTTTATTTTGGAGGGAGATGCAGCTTCAATTATCAAACTCATTCTTGATAAGGAAGACATCCTGTCTGACTTAGGTTTGATTCTTGAGGATATACACTTAGCCTTACTAGATCAACTTTGTATTGATGTTAAATGGATACCAAGGGAGGCAAACAAGGTTGCACACATCTTAGCCAACCGAGCAAAGAATGCCATCCTTTATGAATCTCTTTGGAATGCTCCTCCAAATTTTGTCAAGCAAATCGTGCTGGACGATTTCCAACAATCTCAGTAA